The Christensenella timonensis DNA segment CATGCTGATGGAGCTGCACATCCTGTTCAGCCGCATCTACGATGTACTGGAGGAAAAAAATATCAAAATCCACCGTTCTTATGTCGGGAATTACTTTACTGCGCTGGATATGATGGGAGCTTCCATTTCTGTGATGAAGCTGGACGATGAACTCAAGAAAATGATGGATGTGCCAGTCTATACTGCGGCGTTCAATCATTTCCACATCAAAAAATAAACGAGGTAGAAACAATGAAACTGGCAATCGGCTGTGACGAAGCGGGCTTTTATTTAAAGGAAGAAGTCAAGAAACACCTGCAGGGACAGGGACATGAGATCGAGGACGTAGGCGTGTATAATACTGACCCGGCCATGTATCCCGATGTTGCCGCTGCGGTAGCGGGTAAAGTCCTTGACGGACAGGCAGAGCGAGGGATCCTCATCTGCGGGACGGGGATCGGCATGGCGATGACGGCGAATAAATTCCATGGTATCCGCGCTGCGGTGTGCCACGACAGCTTTTCCACGGAGCGCTCCGTCAAGAGCAACAATGCGCAGATCATGTGCATGGGTGCGCGGGTCATTGGAAACGAACTGGCTAAACAGCTTGCAAGTATGTGGATCAGCTACGAATACCAGGACGGTCCGTCCACGCCAAAAATCGACAGGATGATGTATTACGACGCAAAACGCGATTAAGAAGAACGGATAGAAACGAAGCGCTGGAGGAATGAAGCAAAATGGGCAATTATTTGGTAGGATGCGATATTGGGTCGAGCCAGACCAAAGCAGTGGTGATCGACGAGGAAGGCAACGTACTCGGTAAAAAATATATCGGCTACCCGACCCTTACAAACAGCAAGGGCTGGGCAGAGCATGACCCGGAGCAATATTGGAGCACAACGGCGGATTGTATCGCCGAATCGATCAAGGAAGCACGGATCGACCCCAAGGATATCCGGGGCGTAGCGATCAGCGCACATTCCCCCGCCTCTATTTTGGTCGACGAAAACTTCAATGCGCTCAATTTAAGCCATTTCTGGATGGATCGCCGCGGAACGGCGGAAGCGGAATATATCAATGAAAAAATCGGCGCGGATCGTGTCTTTGAGGTAAGCGGAAACGTATCCGACCCGTATTATGCAACGGTCAAGCTTTTGTGGGAAAAAAATAACCGACCGGAACTTTATAACAGGGCAAAAAAATTCCAGACGGCGGCAGATTATCCGCGCATGAAGCTGACGGGCAAGATGGTAACGGATTATTCCAACGCCAGCCTGATCGGCGTGGGCTTTGATATCGTAGGCCGCAAATGGAACACGGATATCTTGGAAACGATCGGGCTTGACCCGGACAAATTTCCGGATCTCGTTCCCTGCGAGCAGGTCGTGGGTGAAGTAACGGCAGAGGCAGCGGAGCGTACCGGACTGAAAAAAGGCACTCCCGTGATCGCCGGTACGGTGGATTGCAACGCGGCATGGGTCGCGGGCGGCGTCCTTGACGACGGCGATATGTCGCTTGTCATGGGCAGCGCGGGCGTCATGGGCGTAGTGCATGAAGAACCCACGTTTACGAGGAACCTCGTAACGATCATCCACGCGGCAAATTCCGAAAAAATGTATACCACGGTGGTGGCTACATGCGGCTGCGGGTCTTCCCTGCAGTATTTCAAAGAAAAATTCGGCGATCTGGACGGCATCGTTGCAGACCAGGTCGGGATGAACAAATACACATATCTTTGCGACAAGGCAGGCGAGGTTCCCGTGGGCAGCGACGGCCTTATCACGCTTCCGTATTATATGGGCGAGCGTACGCCGATCTGGAACCCGATCTCGCGGGGCGTGGTGTTCGGCCTTGGGTATTCGCACACGAAATACCACATGCTCCGCTCCTTTATGGAAGGTTCAGCGCTGGCAATCAAGCATAATTTCGAGCTGATGCGTGAAACGGGCGTCAAGATGAACATGCCCCTTATCATGGGCGAGGGCGGTGCGCAGAGCAGGATATGGCGGCAGATCATTTCCGATTGCCTCGGCATCCCGGGCATCTATATGAGCAATTCGATGGGCGCGCCGGTGGGCGACGCGATCTTGGCGGGCGTAGGCGCAGGCGTATTCCGTGATTGCAACGTAGTGAAGGATTGGGTCAAGCTTTCGGACAAAACGGAGCCGGACGCAAAGAACCATGAGATATACAACGACATCTACAAGATCTACCGCGAGCTGTACGAAGAGGTGAAGGATACTTATAAAGAATTGGTGCCGCTTGTGAAAAAGATCGACGCCGTAAAGGCATCCAAAGAAAACAATTAAAATTTTCAATATTTACTGTAAGGTAAAAAAAAGAAAATGGAGGAAAAGAAATGAAAAAAGTAGTTAGTCTTATCGTAGTAGTATTGATGGCAGTTGCGATCTTTGCAGGCTGCTCGCAGGCTCCTGCGGCATCCGAATCCGCGGCTCCGGCTGCTTCGGAATCTGCGGCGGCATCCGAATCCGCGGCTCCGGCTGCTTCGGACGATGCTGGTGCAAGTGCTGCCGGCGCTGCAACAGACAAAGAGAACAAGGACATCACGATCGTTATGGTGGCAAAGCATGAAGGTATTACATGGTTTGACGACATGAGAATCGGCGTTGACCAGTTCGCTGAGGACACAGGCGTAAACTGCTACCAGATCGCTCCTGAAGGCGGCGATCCGGCAAAACAGTCGCAGATGGTCGAAGACCTGATCGCACAAGGCGTTGACGCGATCTGTGTGGTTCCCAACGATGCGCAGTCCATGATCCCGGTTCTTGACAAAGCAAGGGAAGCCGGCATCGTCGTTGTTTCCCACGAAGGCCCGGACATCTTAGATCACGTTGACTATGACTTGGAAGCGATCGACAATGCAGAGCACGGTAAGATTTTTGGTGAGAGACTGGCAGAGCAGATGGGCGGAGAAGGCAAATTCGC contains these protein-coding regions:
- the rpiB gene encoding ribose 5-phosphate isomerase B — its product is MKLAIGCDEAGFYLKEEVKKHLQGQGHEIEDVGVYNTDPAMYPDVAAAVAGKVLDGQAERGILICGTGIGMAMTANKFHGIRAAVCHDSFSTERSVKSNNAQIMCMGARVIGNELAKQLASMWISYEYQDGPSTPKIDRMMYYDAKRD
- a CDS encoding FGGY-family carbohydrate kinase → MGNYLVGCDIGSSQTKAVVIDEEGNVLGKKYIGYPTLTNSKGWAEHDPEQYWSTTADCIAESIKEARIDPKDIRGVAISAHSPASILVDENFNALNLSHFWMDRRGTAEAEYINEKIGADRVFEVSGNVSDPYYATVKLLWEKNNRPELYNRAKKFQTAADYPRMKLTGKMVTDYSNASLIGVGFDIVGRKWNTDILETIGLDPDKFPDLVPCEQVVGEVTAEAAERTGLKKGTPVIAGTVDCNAAWVAGGVLDDGDMSLVMGSAGVMGVVHEEPTFTRNLVTIIHAANSEKMYTTVVATCGCGSSLQYFKEKFGDLDGIVADQVGMNKYTYLCDKAGEVPVGSDGLITLPYYMGERTPIWNPISRGVVFGLGYSHTKYHMLRSFMEGSALAIKHNFELMRETGVKMNMPLIMGEGGAQSRIWRQIISDCLGIPGIYMSNSMGAPVGDAILAGVGAGVFRDCNVVKDWVKLSDKTEPDAKNHEIYNDIYKIYRELYEEVKDTYKELVPLVKKIDAVKASKENN
- a CDS encoding autoinducer 2 ABC transporter substrate-binding protein codes for the protein MKKVVSLIVVVLMAVAIFAGCSQAPAASESAAPAASESAAASESAAPAASDDAGASAAGAATDKENKDITIVMVAKHEGITWFDDMRIGVDQFAEDTGVNCYQIAPEGGDPAKQSQMVEDLIAQGVDAICVVPNDAQSMIPVLDKAREAGIVVVSHEGPDILDHVDYDLEAIDNAEHGKIFGERLAEQMGGEGKFASFVGMLTMVPHMEWWQGAVDYLAENYPDIECITPEPYEDKNDNQVAYDKALEVLKATPDIKGFTDSAASGAGIAQALQERGRQDIALVSTAVPSQAGAYIEDGSMDVGMAWRPADAGYVTCEIALKILKGEEIKDGMAFDKPGYEKVALTGNAMVANAPIVFTKDNLHDEAVYF